In a single window of the Pandoraea pulmonicola genome:
- a CDS encoding L-serine ammonia-lyase yields the protein MAVSVFDLFKIGIGPSSSHTVGPMRAALMFVQGLERDGLLPQVASLRAELYGSLGATGKGHGTDKGVLLGFMGEAPDTVDPSTIAGRLATLRREKALSILGKYEVPFVEKEHMVFFRREAMAEHPNGMKFHAFDSEGNKLREGRYLSVGGGFVVTAGASNTQVLAAHDQLPYPFRTGKELLEMCRASGKTIAQLMWENEKVWHKGNKDGKDEKTAEEDIRRGLLNIWAVMQSCVTRGCGIGNDEADGELPGPLHVRRRAPELYRQLTQRAERTLSDPLSVMDWVNLYAIAVNEENAAGGRVVTAPTNGAAGIIPSVLHYYDRFVHGANEQGVIDFLLTAGAIGILYKLNASISGAEVGCQGEVGVACSMAAGALAAVLGGTVEQVENAAEIGMEHNLGLTCDPVGGLVQIPCIERNAMASVKAVNAARMALRGDGAHYVSLDSVIKTMRETGADMKTKYKETARGGLAVNIVEC from the coding sequence ATGGCCGTTTCAGTTTTCGATTTGTTCAAGATCGGTATCGGACCGTCGAGTTCGCATACCGTGGGGCCGATGCGCGCAGCACTGATGTTCGTCCAGGGACTGGAGCGCGACGGATTGCTGCCACAGGTGGCGTCGCTGCGCGCGGAGCTTTACGGCTCGCTCGGCGCCACGGGCAAGGGTCACGGCACCGACAAGGGCGTGCTGCTGGGTTTCATGGGCGAAGCGCCGGACACGGTCGATCCGTCGACGATCGCCGGGCGTCTCGCCACGCTGCGCCGCGAGAAGGCGTTGTCGATTCTCGGCAAGTACGAGGTGCCGTTCGTCGAGAAAGAGCACATGGTGTTCTTCCGTCGCGAGGCGATGGCCGAGCATCCGAACGGCATGAAATTCCATGCGTTCGACAGCGAGGGCAACAAGCTGCGCGAAGGGCGTTATCTGTCGGTGGGCGGTGGCTTTGTGGTGACGGCGGGGGCGTCGAACACGCAGGTGCTCGCCGCGCACGATCAGTTGCCGTACCCGTTCCGCACCGGCAAGGAGTTGCTCGAGATGTGCCGCGCGAGCGGCAAGACCATCGCCCAGTTGATGTGGGAGAACGAGAAGGTCTGGCACAAGGGCAATAAGGACGGGAAGGACGAGAAGACGGCCGAGGAAGACATTCGTCGCGGCCTGCTCAACATCTGGGCGGTGATGCAATCGTGTGTCACGCGCGGGTGCGGCATCGGCAACGACGAAGCGGACGGCGAACTGCCCGGGCCGTTGCATGTGCGACGTCGCGCGCCGGAACTGTACCGTCAGCTCACGCAACGGGCTGAGCGTACGCTGTCGGATCCGCTTTCGGTGATGGACTGGGTGAACCTGTACGCGATTGCCGTCAACGAAGAGAACGCCGCGGGCGGGCGCGTGGTGACGGCGCCGACGAACGGCGCGGCGGGCATCATTCCGTCGGTGCTGCATTACTACGACCGCTTCGTGCATGGCGCGAACGAGCAGGGTGTGATCGACTTCCTGCTCACGGCGGGGGCCATCGGCATCCTGTACAAGCTCAATGCGTCGATTTCGGGCGCGGAAGTGGGCTGCCAGGGCGAAGTCGGCGTGGCGTGCTCGATGGCGGCAGGCGCGCTGGCCGCGGTGCTGGGCGGCACGGTCGAGCAAGTCGAGAACGCCGCGGAAATCGGCATGGAGCACAACCTGGGGCTCACCTGCGATCCGGTGGGGGGGCTCGTGCAGATTCCATGCATCGAGCGCAATGCGATGGCGTCGGTCAAGGCCGTGAACGCCGCACGCATGGCGCTTCGCGGCGACGGCGCGCACTACGTCTCGCTCGACTCGGTCATCAAGACGATGCGCGAGACCGGCGCCGACATGAAGACGAAGTACAAGGAAACGGCGCGCGGCGGGCTGGCGGTGAATATCGTGGAGTGCTGA